Proteins from a single region of Segatella copri:
- a CDS encoding ABC transporter ATP-binding protein — translation MNAINNITIGQTERLRKPVGFTMLANLVNIVPFCLSIEAVSTIFRSFDGSGTPLDTTRLWTIIAVLVLYMGVMAAAERAAYRANFRGAYEMSASGRISLAEHLRRLSLGFLSHRDPGDLSSMIITDFTMAETGVSHYLPQLMGAMVMPLLAFLSLLWIDWRMATAMFIALPLSVLVLWLSTYAQNKLSGQQIEAKINAGNRLEEYLQGIRVMKAYNLVGERFVRLRDAFARLRRAAIRQEALLGPFVLLSIALVRAGLTLMVLCGVYLMLGGQLSVLTFVLFLIVGSRVFDPLTSALTNFAEFRYFSIAGGRILSLMREPEMQGIRKAPENGDIRMEHVSFGYDGKDVLHDLSLTLPQNSLTALVGPSGSGKSTLLKLCARFYDPQQGRVTFGGIPMSEIQPESLMSRMSMVFQDVYLFQDTIRNNIRFGKPDASDDEVMAAARCACCHDFIMRLPQGYDTHVGEGGCTLSGGEKQRLSIARAILKDAPVILLDEATASLDPENEVEVQRAIDTLVNGRTVIVIAHRLKTIMNADRIVVLDNGRIAEQGTHAELMGKCGLYARLWNIQEKTMGWQM, via the coding sequence ATGAACGCAATCAACAACATTACAATCGGGCAGACCGAGCGACTTCGGAAGCCCGTCGGTTTCACGATGCTCGCCAATCTTGTGAACATAGTACCATTCTGTCTCTCCATTGAGGCTGTCAGTACCATCTTCCGCAGTTTCGACGGCAGTGGCACACCGCTGGACACAACGAGGCTGTGGACAATCATTGCCGTACTCGTCTTATACATGGGAGTGATGGCGGCGGCGGAGCGTGCCGCCTACCGTGCCAACTTCCGAGGCGCATACGAGATGAGCGCATCCGGGCGCATATCCCTTGCCGAGCACCTGCGGCGACTGTCGTTAGGATTCCTCTCACATCGCGACCCCGGCGACCTGTCTTCAATGATTATCACAGATTTCACGATGGCCGAGACTGGCGTTTCCCACTATCTGCCGCAACTGATGGGAGCCATGGTGATGCCCTTGCTCGCTTTCCTCTCGCTGTTATGGATAGACTGGCGCATGGCCACGGCGATGTTCATCGCCCTTCCGCTGTCCGTGCTTGTGCTTTGGCTGAGCACATACGCGCAAAACAAACTGAGTGGGCAACAAATAGAGGCGAAGATAAACGCGGGCAACCGTTTAGAGGAATACCTGCAGGGCATCCGCGTGATGAAGGCATACAACCTTGTTGGCGAGCGTTTTGTCCGCCTGCGCGATGCTTTCGCCCGTCTGCGCCGCGCAGCCATCCGTCAGGAAGCATTGCTCGGTCCCTTCGTGTTGCTGAGCATCGCCCTCGTCCGTGCCGGACTTACGCTAATGGTGCTTTGCGGTGTCTATCTCATGCTGGGTGGTCAGCTTTCCGTGCTCACTTTCGTCCTGTTCCTCATTGTAGGCTCGCGCGTGTTCGACCCGCTCACTTCTGCACTGACCAACTTTGCCGAGTTCCGCTATTTCTCCATCGCGGGAGGTCGCATCCTCTCGCTGATGCGTGAGCCGGAAATGCAGGGCATTCGCAAGGCTCCTGAGAACGGTGACATCCGCATGGAACACGTCTCGTTCGGCTATGACGGAAAGGATGTGCTTCACGACTTGTCGCTTACACTGCCGCAAAACTCACTCACGGCTCTTGTCGGACCATCGGGCAGCGGAAAGAGTACGCTGTTGAAACTCTGCGCCCGATTCTATGACCCGCAACAAGGGCGCGTCACATTCGGTGGTATACCGATGAGCGAGATACAGCCGGAATCGCTGATGAGCCGCATGTCGATGGTATTCCAGGATGTCTATCTCTTTCAAGACACCATCCGTAACAACATCCGTTTCGGTAAGCCCGATGCCTCCGATGATGAGGTCATGGCTGCAGCCCGCTGCGCTTGCTGTCACGATTTCATCATGCGCCTGCCGCAAGGTTACGACACCCATGTGGGCGAAGGCGGATGCACGTTGAGCGGCGGCGAGAAGCAGCGCCTCTCCATAGCCCGTGCCATATTGAAAGATGCCCCTGTCATCCTGCTCGATGAAGCCACCGCATCACTTGACCCGGAGAACGAGGTGGAGGTGCAACGCGCCATTGACACACTCGTCAACGGGCGGACGGTCATTGTCATCGCCCATCGTCTGAAGACCATCATGAATGCCGACCGCATCGTTGTACTTGACAATGGGCGCATCGCCGAACAGGGAACACACGCCGAACTGATGGGCAAGTGCGGACTTTACGCCCGGCTTTGGAACATTCAGGAGAAAACGATGGGATGGCAGATGTGA
- a CDS encoding ABC transporter ATP-binding protein: protein MKQEKKKKGLSRLMEIAGQRKGLLIVAGVLSAASAVCMLVPYWAVYEILRKLLEHGGSPTSANGATMELLGWTALGGLALGLLTLYASLMASHVAAFNILYGMRVRLSEHIGRLPLGFLTNTSTGAIKKTMEQNIEKMETFIAHTIPDIVNVVATVAVMFAIFFSLSGWIAAVCLAVIALSIALQFGNFMGKKAQEFTRAYFDAQEQMSASAVQYVRGMPVVKIFGQSVLSFRRFHAEIEAYKTFALRVCDTYQSGMIAFTVLLNSVVTFILPVGIMLLQATPGSIALAAVWLFFIIMGPGVASPVYKLMYLGSSTREIDEGVERIDRILNRCPVAESKHPQMPVTCDIEFRHVSFAYENTDEGTRTEALRDISFAARQGAITALVGPSGSGKSTVANLIPRFWDVTEGEIRIGGVNIKEIATERLMSLVSFVFQDTFLFYDTLYENIAVGCPHATAKQVEDAARAAQCNDFISRLPQGYQTRIGDNGVYLSGGEAQRVCVARAILKNAPILVLDEATAFADPENEYRMQQALAKLMKGKTVIVIAHRLSSIVSADNIVVLKEGRVAQQGRHTELSRTPGVYKNMWDAYTSAYHWTLNKN from the coding sequence ATGAAACAAGAAAAGAAAAAGAAAGGCTTGTCCCGGCTGATGGAGATAGCGGGACAGCGCAAGGGACTGCTCATCGTGGCAGGCGTGTTGTCGGCGGCGAGTGCCGTATGTATGCTTGTGCCCTATTGGGCTGTGTATGAAATCCTTCGGAAACTGCTGGAACATGGCGGTTCACCGACTTCAGCCAATGGCGCAACCATGGAGCTTTTGGGATGGACTGCGCTCGGAGGCCTCGCCCTCGGCTTGCTGACGCTTTATGCCTCACTGATGGCTTCGCATGTGGCGGCATTCAACATTCTCTACGGTATGCGTGTGAGACTCTCTGAACATATCGGACGGTTGCCATTAGGCTTTCTGACTAACACATCAACGGGAGCCATCAAGAAAACGATGGAACAGAACATTGAGAAAATGGAGACATTCATCGCCCACACCATCCCCGACATAGTGAATGTCGTCGCCACGGTGGCGGTGATGTTTGCTATCTTCTTCTCGCTCTCCGGGTGGATAGCGGCAGTATGCCTTGCGGTCATAGCCCTGAGCATCGCCCTGCAGTTCGGCAATTTCATGGGCAAGAAAGCACAGGAGTTCACCAGAGCTTATTTCGACGCACAGGAACAGATGTCGGCCTCTGCCGTGCAGTATGTGCGCGGTATGCCTGTGGTGAAGATATTCGGGCAGAGCGTTCTATCGTTCCGACGCTTCCATGCGGAGATAGAGGCGTACAAGACATTCGCACTTCGCGTGTGTGATACCTATCAGAGTGGAATGATTGCGTTCACGGTGTTGCTTAATTCCGTTGTCACGTTCATTCTTCCCGTCGGCATCATGCTGTTGCAGGCCACTCCCGGAAGCATTGCCCTCGCCGCCGTGTGGCTGTTTTTCATCATCATGGGTCCGGGTGTGGCATCACCGGTCTATAAGCTGATGTATCTCGGAAGCAGCACACGGGAGATAGATGAAGGCGTGGAGCGTATCGACCGCATCCTGAACCGATGTCCTGTGGCGGAGTCAAAGCATCCGCAGATGCCCGTGACCTGCGACATTGAGTTCCGGCACGTGTCGTTTGCATACGAGAACACGGACGAGGGCACACGGACTGAAGCCTTGCGTGACATCTCGTTCGCGGCAAGACAAGGTGCGATAACCGCCCTCGTGGGACCGTCGGGCAGCGGCAAATCGACCGTTGCCAACCTGATACCCCGCTTCTGGGATGTGACGGAAGGGGAAATCCGCATTGGCGGGGTAAATATCAAGGAGATAGCCACGGAACGGCTGATGAGCCTCGTGTCGTTTGTCTTTCAGGACACGTTCCTCTTCTACGACACACTCTATGAGAACATTGCTGTGGGCTGTCCCCATGCGACGGCAAAGCAGGTGGAGGATGCCGCCCGTGCCGCACAATGCAACGACTTCATCAGCCGCCTGCCACAAGGCTATCAGACGCGCATCGGTGACAATGGCGTCTATCTCTCCGGCGGCGAGGCGCAGCGTGTCTGCGTGGCTCGTGCCATACTGAAGAATGCTCCGATACTGGTGCTTGATGAGGCTACAGCCTTTGCCGACCCGGAGAACGAATACCGCATGCAGCAGGCTCTTGCCAAGTTGATGAAAGGCAAGACGGTGATAGTCATTGCTCACCGTCTATCGTCCATCGTGTCGGCAGACAACATCGTCGTGCTGAAAGAGGGGCGTGTGGCGCAACAGGGACGGCACACGGAACTGAGCCGCACGCCGGGCGTATATAAAAATATGTGGGATGCCTATACGAGCGCATACCATTGGACGTTGAACAAAAATTAA
- a CDS encoding class I SAM-dependent methyltransferase encodes MGKRNFLNKVLQNTSCPQGFWGRMILRGMNCFHASLANRGMKQVKWQPEWNVLDIGCGGGANLKRLLNLCPKGNIYGIDLSEESVSFAQKYNTKDLDKRCFIQQGDVCSLPYKEGAFDAVTAFETVYFWSPVNKALSEVARVLRKGGCFLISLEASDPELGKMWTERIDGMVVYTPEDLEERLSEAGFSSIRTVRKKDEIHIISHK; translated from the coding sequence ATGGGAAAAAGGAATTTCTTAAACAAAGTCTTGCAAAACACAAGTTGTCCGCAAGGATTTTGGGGACGGATGATTTTGCGGGGAATGAATTGTTTTCATGCATCTTTGGCTAATCGTGGCATGAAGCAAGTGAAATGGCAGCCGGAATGGAATGTGCTTGATATAGGCTGCGGCGGTGGTGCGAATTTGAAACGTCTATTGAATTTATGCCCGAAAGGAAACATCTACGGCATAGACCTGTCAGAAGAAAGTGTTTCATTCGCCCAAAAGTACAATACAAAAGACTTGGATAAAAGATGTTTCATACAACAAGGGGATGTCTGTTCCTTGCCATATAAAGAAGGGGCGTTTGATGCAGTAACAGCTTTTGAAACGGTCTATTTCTGGTCGCCTGTAAACAAAGCGTTGTCTGAGGTAGCGCGTGTGCTCCGAAAGGGAGGCTGTTTCCTTATCAGTTTGGAAGCGAGCGACCCCGAACTTGGGAAAATGTGGACGGAACGGATAGACGGAATGGTGGTCTATACTCCAGAAGATTTGGAAGAACGGTTGTCTGAAGCAGGATTCTCATCCATCAGAACAGTCCGTAAAAAGGACGAAATACATATTATATCACATAAATGA